In Limnohabitans sp. INBF002, one genomic interval encodes:
- the purH gene encoding bifunctional phosphoribosylaminoimidazolecarboxamide formyltransferase/IMP cyclohydrolase, which translates to MKALISVSDKTGIVELARDLHALGVGLISTGGTAKLLAEQGLPVTEVAEVTGFPEMLDGRVKTLHPKVHGGLLARRDTPEHMAALKAHNIDTIDLLIVNLYPFEATVAKPGCTLADAIENIDIGGPAMVRSAAKNWKDVGIVTDASQYADVIAELKTSGKLSDKLRFALSVAAFNRISQYDGAISNYLSSVNFEAEKLSEEYVPERAQFSGQFNEQYVKVQDLRYGENSHQQAAWYRDLAPAAGSLATGVQLQGKELSYNNIADADAAWECVKSFDTSACVIVKHANPCGVAVGANPLEAYSKAFQTDPTSAFGGIIAFNRPVDKAAAEAVSKQFVEVLMAPDFSAEALEVFKSKVNVRLMKIALPANYGDVRNALETKRVGSGLLLQSADNHELALADLKIVTVKQPTPEELHDLLFAWKVAKFVKSNAIVFCKNGMTMGVGAGQMSRLDSARIASIKAEAAKLSLQNTVVASDAFFPFRDGLDVVVDAGATCVAQPGGSMRDQEVIDAANERGVAMVFTGVRHFRH; encoded by the coding sequence ATGAAAGCACTCATCTCCGTCTCTGACAAAACCGGCATCGTCGAACTCGCGCGTGACCTGCACGCCTTGGGCGTGGGCCTGATCTCCACCGGCGGCACCGCCAAGCTCTTGGCCGAACAAGGCTTGCCCGTGACCGAAGTGGCCGAAGTCACAGGCTTTCCCGAAATGCTCGATGGCCGTGTGAAAACCTTGCACCCCAAAGTGCACGGCGGCTTGCTGGCGCGCCGCGACACGCCCGAGCACATGGCTGCTTTGAAAGCGCACAACATCGACACGATTGATTTGCTCATCGTTAACTTGTATCCGTTTGAAGCTACCGTGGCCAAGCCCGGTTGCACGCTGGCCGACGCGATTGAGAACATCGACATTGGCGGCCCCGCCATGGTGCGCTCGGCCGCCAAAAATTGGAAAGACGTGGGCATCGTCACCGACGCCAGCCAATACGCGGATGTGATTGCTGAACTCAAAACCAGCGGCAAGTTGAGCGACAAGCTGCGCTTTGCCCTGTCGGTGGCCGCGTTCAACCGCATCAGCCAATACGACGGCGCGATCAGCAACTACCTCTCCAGCGTGAACTTTGAAGCTGAAAAACTGAGCGAAGAATACGTGCCCGAGCGCGCCCAGTTCAGCGGCCAGTTCAACGAGCAATACGTCAAAGTGCAAGACCTGCGTTACGGCGAAAACAGCCACCAGCAAGCCGCTTGGTACCGTGACCTCGCACCCGCTGCTGGCTCACTCGCCACCGGTGTCCAGCTGCAAGGCAAGGAACTCAGCTACAACAACATCGCCGACGCCGATGCGGCTTGGGAATGCGTGAAGAGCTTTGACACCTCAGCTTGCGTCATCGTCAAACACGCCAACCCTTGCGGTGTGGCCGTGGGTGCGAACCCGCTCGAGGCCTACAGCAAGGCCTTCCAGACCGACCCCACCAGCGCGTTCGGCGGCATCATCGCCTTCAACCGCCCCGTGGACAAGGCTGCTGCCGAAGCCGTGAGCAAGCAATTCGTCGAAGTGCTGATGGCTCCTGACTTCAGCGCCGAAGCGTTGGAAGTGTTCAAGAGCAAAGTCAACGTGCGCTTGATGAAAATCGCCTTGCCTGCCAACTACGGCGATGTGCGCAACGCTTTGGAAACCAAGCGCGTGGGCTCCGGCCTGCTGCTGCAAAGCGCCGACAACCACGAGCTGGCGCTGGCTGACTTGAAGATCGTCACCGTCAAGCAGCCCACCCCTGAAGAGCTGCATGATTTGCTGTTCGCCTGGAAAGTGGCCAAGTTCGTCAAGTCGAACGCTATCGTGTTCTGCAAAAACGGCATGACCATGGGCGTGGGCGCAGGCCAAATGAGCCGCCTCGACTCCGCCCGCATCGCCAGCATCAAGGCCGAAGCGGCCAAGCTGAGCCTGCAAAACACCGTGGTGGCCAGCGACGCCTTCTTCCCCTTCCGCGATGGCCTCGACGTGGTGGTGGACGCAGGTGCCACTTGCGTGGCCCAGCCCGGTGGCTCCATGCGCGACCAGGAAGTCATCGATGCGGCGAATGAGCGCGGCGTGGCAATGGTGTTCACCGGCGTGCGCCACTTCCGTCATTGA
- a CDS encoding helix-turn-helix domain-containing protein: MSKKHIEEVVRASLETYFRDLKGTEPDNMHDMMVRVVEKPLLEVVMQQADHNQSRAAEWLGLNRNTLRKKLLDHKLIK, encoded by the coding sequence ATGAGTAAAAAACACATTGAAGAGGTGGTACGTGCCAGCCTCGAAACCTATTTCCGCGACCTCAAAGGCACAGAGCCCGACAACATGCACGACATGATGGTGCGCGTGGTTGAAAAACCGCTGCTCGAAGTGGTGATGCAGCAGGCCGACCACAACCAGTCGCGCGCCGCCGAATGGCTGGGCCTCAACCGCAACACGCTGCGCAAAAAACTTCTCGATCACAAACTCATCAAATAA